A segment of the Agarivorans albus genome:
ATGCTCAAAACAATCCCTACTCTTGATTGATTCAATACAAAAAAGGCGCTACCGATATTACTCAGCCGCGCCTTTTAAAAAGTGCCCGTAGGCACTTAGCTGTTTACGCGTACCTAGGTTCTATTTGTCTTTTGGGCTGTTGAGCTCAAAAGCGCAACAGTTCCTTAGTAGTTTTGACCAGAACATTGGCCAGTTTTGATGTTGAAGTTGCCACACTTAATTGGGGCAGTCCAATCAGCAACAATAGTGGCTGATTCAGTTAGGTGGTCTGTCCAAGCATCACCAATTACGCCGCCGCTTGTTTGCCATACAGTGTCGAATTGACCGTCAGCTTGAATCTCACCAATAAGCACTGGCTTAGTTAAGTGGTGGTTAGTGTTCATTACTGCGTAACCGCCAGTTAAGTTAGGAACAGTGATACCGTACATTGCGTCACGCACTGGATCGGTGTCTGTAGTACCCGCTTTTTCAACTGCTTCAGCCCACATTTGGAAACCAATGTAAGTTGCTTCCATTGGGTCGTTAGTTACGCGCTTGTCGTCGCCAGTGTAGGCTTTCCAAGCTGCAATAAACTCTTCGTTAGCTTCGCTGTCTGCGCTTTGGAAGTAGTTCCAAGCTGCTAAGTGACCCACTAGAGGAGCAGTATCAAAACCAGATAGCTCTTCTTCACCTACAGAGAAAGCAACTACTGGAATGTCTTCTGCCGAAATACCTTGGTTAGCTAGCTCTTTGTAGAAAGGAACGTTTGCGTCACCGTTAATGGTAGAAACAACCGCTGTTTTCTTACCTGCACCACCAAATTTCTTCACATCAGAAACGATTGTTTGCCAATCAGAGTGACCAAATGGCGTGTAGTTAATCATGATGTCGGCTTCAGCTACGCCTTTAGACTTAAGGTAAGCTTCTAAGATTTTGTTAGTTGTACGTGGGTATACGTAGTCGGTTCCGGCTAGTACCCAACGTTCTACACCTTCTTCTTCCATTAGGTAATCAACCGCTGGAATCGCTTGCTGGTTTGGCGCAGCGCCAGTGTAGAATACGTTTTTAGAGCTTTCTTCACCTTCGTACTGAACTGGGTAGAAAAGCATACCGTTTAGCTCTTCAATTACAGGAAGTACTGATTTACGAGATACCGAAGTCCAACAACCGAAGATAACGTCTACTTGCTCTTTATCTAGTAGCTCACGTGCTTTCTCGGCAAATAAAGGCCAGTTAGATGCTGGGTCAACCACTACAGGTTCTAGCTTCTTACCTAATAAACCACCCTTTTTGTTTTGCTCTTCAATCATCATAAGCACTGTGTCTTTCAGTGTTGTTTCACTGATAGCCATGGTGCCTGATAACGAGTGCAATACGCCTACTTTAATGGTTTCTGCGGCTTGGGCTGCATTCATTGAGAAGGCAAGTGCTACACCACTTGCAACCGTTGCGATCTTCTTCCATTTGCTATGTTGTGTCATTGCTATATTTCCTATTTTTTATAGTCCTTTAGAGCATGCGGTACCTCATGCAATGCTAAGGTAGCTAGAGCATCGACTATGCCAAGTAGAAAATAACAATTAAAAACAATAACTTAATGAAATGATTTATATATCATTAGTAATTCGACGCACAAAACATGAGCGTTTGCCTCAAATAAACGCACCAAAATGATCGTACAATAAACAAACACCAAACAAACGCACCAATTTGGCCATCGCGCACCAAAATGATCCACCCCAAGCTGCTGATTTTGCGCTATTTTGAATAGGAGCCGCTCTTAGGTTAGCTCGATAAAACTGGTTTAGTTCTTGCTCTATTAAGCAGAGGAAAATTCACTTCCAGCCATGAAAGAAGGATAACAGTGAGTCAGCAAGAGCAAACCGCATGCAGCAATTCGCACGCCCCCATTAAGCAAGGTTGGGTAGCCACCCTTGATTTGGGCTTTGCCCCTATCGCTAATAAAACTCGCTTAACCTTAAACCAAAGCCAAGGCCCCTTGCGGGTACAACGCCCTTTTCACCCAGAGCTGGCTGCACCAGATTGTTGCCACGTGTATTTATTACACCCACCCGGCGGCTTGGTGGCGGGTGATCACCTGCTGATGAATGTGGAATGTTTGGCTGGCAGTAAAGTGGTACTTACTACCCCAGCATCAGGCAAATTGTATCGCTCTAACTTGGCACGCCAGCAGCAACGCCAAGAGCAGCGATTTCATTTACAAGACAACAGCAGCTTAGAGTGGCTGCCGCCAGAAACCATTGTATTTAATGGCGCGCAAGGCCGCTTAGACAGTCACTTCATGTTGCAAGGTAATGCTCAACTAATCGCTTGGGAAATTACTTGTTTAGGCCGCAAAGCCAGCGACGAAGACTTTGACCACGGCGAGTTGATGCAATCCATCAAGGTGTATCGCGAACAGCGCCCATTGCTGATTGAGAATACTCGCATCGATAACGCCAATACTGCTGCTAACCCAGCAGCATTGGCTGGCAAACACGTATACGCCTGCATGCTAGCCACAGTAGATTTACTCAGCGAATTAGCCCAAAAGCAGTTATTAGAAGATTTACGCGAACAACTAGCGTGTGCAGAGGTGGGCATCACATTAGTGCGCGGCCTTATCATTTTGCGCTATTTAGGGGACAACGCCGAACAAGTAAGGCAAGAGTTTGAAGCGGCTTGGGCGCTTATTCGCCCGGTTACGCTTGGTCACCC
Coding sequences within it:
- the urtA gene encoding urea ABC transporter substrate-binding protein, which codes for MNAAQAAETIKVGVLHSLSGTMAISETTLKDTVLMMIEEQNKKGGLLGKKLEPVVVDPASNWPLFAEKARELLDKEQVDVIFGCWTSVSRKSVLPVIEELNGMLFYPVQYEGEESSKNVFYTGAAPNQQAIPAVDYLMEEEGVERWVLAGTDYVYPRTTNKILEAYLKSKGVAEADIMINYTPFGHSDWQTIVSDVKKFGGAGKKTAVVSTINGDANVPFYKELANQGISAEDIPVVAFSVGEEELSGFDTAPLVGHLAAWNYFQSADSEANEEFIAAWKAYTGDDKRVTNDPMEATYIGFQMWAEAVEKAGTTDTDPVRDAMYGITVPNLTGGYAVMNTNHHLTKPVLIGEIQADGQFDTVWQTSGGVIGDAWTDHLTESATIVADWTAPIKCGNFNIKTGQCSGQNY
- a CDS encoding urease accessory protein UreD, with the translated sequence MSQQEQTACSNSHAPIKQGWVATLDLGFAPIANKTRLTLNQSQGPLRVQRPFHPELAAPDCCHVYLLHPPGGLVAGDHLLMNVECLAGSKVVLTTPASGKLYRSNLARQQQRQEQRFHLQDNSSLEWLPPETIVFNGAQGRLDSHFMLQGNAQLIAWEITCLGRKASDEDFDHGELMQSIKVYREQRPLLIENTRIDNANTAANPAALAGKHVYACMLATVDLLSELAQKQLLEDLREQLACAEVGITLVRGLIILRYLGDNAEQVRQEFEAAWALIRPVTLGHPAVRPRIWNT